The Streptomyces sp. NBC_01255 genome window below encodes:
- a CDS encoding DEAD/DEAH box helicase: MSIFSSDHAVMPENDEIVEAVEATETVTTEAAAPAEAVVDFDDDTTDFDDVEDIEDSADADEADEEPAEPTITFGDLGLPEGVVRKLAQNGVTTPFPIQAATIPDALAGKDILGRGRTGSGKTLSFGLPLLAGLADGHTEKKKPRGIILTPTRELAMQVADALQPYGDVLGLKMKVVCGGTSMGNQIYALERGVDVLVATPGRLRDIINRGACSLEQVKIAVLDEADQMADLGFLPEVTELLDQIPGGGQRMLFSATMENEIGTLVKRYLTDPVTHEVDSAQGNVTTMTHHVLVVKPKDKAPVTAAIAARKGRTIIFVRTQLGADRIAEQLCDSGVKADALHGGMTQGARTRVLEDFKKGYVNALVATDVAARGIHVDGIDLVLNVDPAGDHKDYLHRSGRTARAGRSGVVVSLALPHQRRQIFRLMEDAGVDASRHMVGGSGVFEPEVAEITGARSLTEVQADSANNSAKQAEREVVDLTKQLERLQRRAVELREEADRLVARAARERGEDPEAAVAEVTEAAEAEVAAAAVEAERAARAEEQRREERPAFRDERGNFERRDRGGDRGGDRGGFRGGDRGGDRGGFRRDNDRPSSGGFRRDDRPSGGFNRDDRGGDRGGFRRDNDRPSSGGFRRDDRPSGGFNRDDRGGDRGGFRRDNDRPSSGGFRRDDRPSGGFNRDDRGGDRGGFRRDNDRPSTGGFRRDDRPSGGFNRDDRGGRPFERRDNDRPAGGHRGSDRPFNRDRRDDRPAGGFRTGGGDRPYGRRDDRPAGSTGSTGGSSFGRRDDKPRWKRNG; encoded by the coding sequence GCCGTCATGCCCGAGAACGACGAGATCGTCGAGGCCGTAGAGGCCACCGAGACCGTCACCACCGAGGCCGCGGCCCCCGCCGAGGCCGTCGTCGACTTCGACGACGACACCACCGACTTCGACGACGTCGAGGACATCGAGGACTCCGCCGACGCCGACGAGGCCGACGAGGAGCCCGCCGAGCCCACCATCACCTTCGGCGACCTCGGTCTGCCCGAGGGCGTCGTGCGCAAGCTCGCGCAGAACGGCGTCACGACCCCCTTCCCGATCCAGGCCGCGACCATCCCGGACGCCCTGGCCGGCAAGGACATCCTCGGCCGTGGCCGTACCGGCTCCGGCAAAACCCTCTCGTTCGGTCTGCCGCTGCTCGCCGGCCTGGCCGACGGTCACACCGAGAAGAAGAAGCCCCGCGGCATCATCCTCACGCCGACGCGTGAGCTCGCGATGCAGGTCGCGGACGCCCTCCAGCCGTACGGCGACGTGCTCGGCCTCAAGATGAAGGTCGTCTGCGGCGGTACGTCGATGGGCAACCAGATCTACGCCCTGGAGCGCGGCGTCGACGTCCTCGTCGCCACCCCGGGCCGTCTGCGCGACATCATCAACCGCGGCGCCTGCTCCCTGGAGCAGGTCAAGATCGCCGTCCTCGACGAGGCCGACCAGATGGCCGACCTGGGCTTCCTGCCCGAGGTCACCGAGCTGCTCGACCAGATCCCCGGCGGCGGCCAGCGCATGCTCTTCTCCGCCACCATGGAGAACGAGATCGGCACCCTGGTCAAGCGCTACCTGACCGACCCCGTCACGCACGAGGTCGACAGCGCGCAGGGCAACGTCACGACCATGACCCACCACGTCCTCGTCGTGAAGCCGAAGGACAAGGCCCCGGTCACCGCGGCGATCGCCGCCCGCAAGGGCCGCACGATCATCTTCGTCCGCACCCAGCTGGGCGCCGACCGCATCGCCGAGCAGCTCTGCGACTCCGGCGTGAAGGCCGACGCGCTGCACGGTGGCATGACGCAGGGCGCCCGTACCCGCGTCCTGGAGGACTTCAAGAAGGGTTACGTCAACGCCCTCGTGGCGACCGACGTCGCCGCCCGAGGCATCCACGTCGACGGCATCGACCTGGTCCTCAACGTGGACCCGGCCGGCGACCACAAGGACTACCTGCACCGCTCGGGCCGTACCGCCCGTGCCGGCCGCTCCGGTGTCGTGGTCTCCCTGGCCCTGCCGCACCAGCGCCGTCAGATCTTCCGCCTGATGGAGGACGCGGGCGTCGACGCCTCGCGCCACATGGTCGGCGGTTCCGGCGTCTTCGAGCCCGAGGTCGCCGAGATCACCGGCGCCCGTTCGCTGACCGAGGTCCAGGCCGACTCCGCGAACAACTCGGCCAAGCAGGCCGAGCGCGAGGTCGTCGACCTGACCAAGCAGCTGGAGCGCCTCCAGCGCCGTGCGGTCGAGCTCCGCGAGGAGGCCGACCGTCTGGTGGCCCGCGCCGCCCGTGAGCGTGGCGAGGACCCGGAGGCCGCTGTCGCCGAGGTGACCGAGGCCGCCGAGGCCGAGGTCGCGGCCGCTGCCGTCGAGGCCGAGCGTGCCGCTCGCGCCGAGGAGCAGCGCCGTGAGGAGCGCCCGGCGTTCCGCGACGAGCGCGGCAACTTCGAGCGCCGTGACCGTGGCGGCGACCGCGGTGGCGACCGTGGCGGCTTCCGCGGTGGCGACCGTGGCGGCGACCGTGGTGGCTTCCGCCGCGACAACGACCGTCCGTCCTCGGGTGGTTTCCGTCGTGACGACCGTCCCTCGGGTGGCTTCAACCGCGATGACCGTGGCGGCGACCGTGGTGGCTTCCGCCGCGACAACGACCGTCCGTCCTCGGGTGGTTTCCGTCGTGACGACCGTCCGTCCGGTGGCTTCAACCGCGATGACCGTGGCGGCGACCGTGGTGGCTTCCGCCGCGACAACGACCGTCCGTCCTCGGGTGGTTTCCGTCGTGACGACCGTCCGTCCGGTGGCTTCAACCGCGATGACCGTGGCGGCGACCGTGGTGGCTTCCGCCGCGACAACGACCGTCCGTCCACCGGTGGCTTCCGTCGCGACGACCGTCCGTCGGGCGGCTTCAACCGTGACGACCGTGGCGGCCGCCCCTTCGAGCGCCGTGACAACGACCGTCCGGCCGGCGGCCACCGCGGCAGCGACCGTCCGTTCAACCGCGACCGTCGCGACGACCGCCCCGCCGGCGGCTTCCGCACCGGTGGCGGCGACCGTCCGTACGGCCGTCGCGACGACCGCCCCGCCGGTTCGACCGGTTCGACCGGTGGCTCCTCCTTCGGCCGCCGCGACGACAAGCCGCGCTGGAAGCGCAACGGCTGA
- a CDS encoding FG-GAP-like repeat-containing protein: MRRPRTRTAVLATALLASAVGLSPAVAAEASPTVGVDQLDIAPNWRAVPRKVTVTAAGPTGYVHETEDPDRSSGGQLEWTDFTDPAKSVPLGYGTKAALPFAESGTGGHHLYVQRGIGVHAVRDLETGIEQPLDMPADASYRGLLGSTLLFQQYASAEDHSTTTGYYLVPAEAPNGTRTPVTGWPAGASLHAAPLVAGDASVAVIRFGRSGDPAAYGYSDLGVIDLSTGRMTVIPAPTPQGSGRGAPVAVSPDRIAWIDDNRTVHVRQRAALTGSEQTTVLPEGLGTARIGLVGDWVLALGEASGADASLKPRLVALHPDGRSQTLLAKAEAELTQIAGGGVAVVGGTSSSDWSAFKIVAAKDGGAPLLEKLSRVEPLPAEVRSLALGAGRLSTLELDTRMGSGFYGRTPLPVGPVHTGHPQSLWAGAESKRLESRTPLFDSGDGRTVYLAHDDSKPLEVTGRTSDGQVRRVSTGETAGRIVDVFGRRAVFQGGGKTLVVDLDAQTVVSNKASTAPAALWGDTLYTGTATAGEVARTDLATGKDLTKVTTGTACAPTELQASAGRWLYWSCGPAKPRGVVDIRTNTKLLLSGGTSEDALLGDGYVVDRDPDAYLRLTDLTKVTNGKPAVRRLVDAAPVRGDRREYWTVDRFGGAVAYKDARNVVHVVWPGVPTSGLTAASAKVPATMRLQDGWKAYWTLSKPSSYWQLTLRDVHSGNPVRAYGGGETRSRIDVSWDGRTSAGKPVANGRYTWHLQANTADGQGSDLSLTGTVTVSGGQPAWRDMAGNDTQGDLLVMDTAGLVSMYRGTGYSGVSARIAGTGAKFPTASVLVPFGDVNADGCADVLVRVGDQLRAYRPGCGKVVSASSPYTTIGAGWGQYDVLTSPGDANGDGFTDLIARQTSTGDVYFYAGTADHRVKSRVRIGTNWKLYKKVVGAGDLNGDGRGDLLGVDASGVLWRYYGTATGGVTARVKVGSGWGVYTSLVGVGDISGDGCADLVARDTAGRLYDYDGTCRGPYGSRILIGGGWNAFKALF; encoded by the coding sequence GTGCGGCGTCCCCGCACGCGTACAGCCGTCCTCGCCACCGCGCTCCTCGCCTCGGCCGTCGGCCTCTCGCCCGCCGTGGCCGCCGAGGCGTCGCCGACCGTCGGCGTCGACCAGCTCGACATCGCGCCGAACTGGCGGGCCGTGCCCCGGAAGGTGACCGTCACCGCGGCCGGACCCACGGGCTACGTGCACGAGACGGAGGACCCTGACCGGTCCTCCGGCGGGCAGCTGGAGTGGACGGACTTCACCGACCCCGCGAAGAGCGTTCCGCTGGGGTACGGGACGAAGGCGGCCCTGCCCTTCGCCGAGTCCGGCACCGGTGGGCATCACCTGTACGTCCAGCGCGGCATCGGCGTCCACGCCGTCCGCGACCTGGAGACCGGCATCGAGCAGCCGCTCGACATGCCGGCCGACGCGAGCTACCGGGGGCTGCTCGGCTCGACCCTGCTCTTCCAGCAGTACGCCTCCGCCGAGGACCACTCCACGACCACCGGCTACTACCTGGTGCCCGCCGAGGCCCCGAACGGAACCCGCACGCCCGTCACCGGCTGGCCCGCGGGCGCCTCCCTGCACGCGGCGCCGCTCGTGGCCGGCGACGCCTCCGTCGCCGTGATCCGCTTCGGCCGGTCCGGCGACCCGGCCGCGTACGGCTACTCCGACCTCGGCGTCATCGACCTGAGCACCGGTCGGATGACCGTGATCCCGGCCCCCACCCCGCAAGGGAGCGGGCGCGGCGCGCCGGTGGCCGTGAGCCCCGACCGCATCGCCTGGATCGACGACAACCGCACCGTCCACGTGCGGCAGCGTGCGGCCCTGACCGGCTCCGAGCAGACGACCGTCCTTCCCGAGGGCCTGGGCACCGCCCGTATCGGACTCGTCGGCGACTGGGTCCTCGCCCTGGGTGAGGCCTCCGGCGCCGACGCCTCCCTGAAGCCGAGGCTCGTCGCGCTGCACCCCGACGGGCGCTCGCAGACCCTCCTGGCGAAGGCCGAGGCGGAGCTCACCCAGATCGCGGGCGGGGGCGTGGCCGTCGTCGGCGGTACGTCCTCCTCCGACTGGTCCGCCTTCAAGATCGTCGCGGCGAAGGACGGCGGCGCGCCGCTCCTGGAGAAGCTGAGCCGCGTGGAGCCGCTGCCCGCCGAGGTGCGCTCGCTCGCCCTCGGCGCGGGCCGGCTCTCCACGCTGGAGCTCGACACCAGGATGGGCAGCGGCTTCTACGGACGGACGCCGCTGCCGGTCGGGCCGGTGCACACCGGTCATCCGCAGTCGCTGTGGGCGGGCGCCGAGTCGAAGCGGCTGGAGAGCAGGACACCGCTGTTCGACAGCGGTGACGGCCGTACGGTCTATCTGGCCCATGACGACTCCAAGCCGCTGGAGGTCACCGGCCGTACCTCCGACGGTCAGGTGCGCCGGGTGTCCACCGGCGAGACGGCCGGACGGATCGTCGACGTCTTCGGCCGTCGGGCGGTCTTCCAGGGCGGCGGCAAGACGCTCGTCGTGGACCTCGACGCGCAGACGGTCGTCAGCAACAAGGCGTCCACGGCGCCGGCGGCCCTCTGGGGCGACACCCTGTACACGGGCACGGCCACGGCGGGCGAGGTGGCGCGGACCGACCTGGCCACCGGCAAGGACCTCACCAAGGTCACGACCGGGACGGCGTGCGCCCCGACGGAGCTCCAGGCGTCCGCCGGACGCTGGCTGTACTGGTCGTGCGGGCCGGCCAAGCCGCGGGGCGTGGTCGACATCAGGACGAACACGAAGCTGCTGTTGTCCGGGGGGACGTCCGAGGACGCCCTGCTGGGCGACGGCTACGTCGTCGACCGGGACCCCGACGCGTACCTCCGCCTCACCGACCTCACCAAGGTCACCAACGGCAAGCCCGCGGTGCGCCGGCTCGTCGACGCCGCGCCCGTGCGCGGCGACCGCCGCGAGTACTGGACCGTCGACCGCTTCGGCGGGGCCGTCGCCTACAAGGACGCCCGGAACGTCGTCCACGTCGTGTGGCCCGGCGTCCCCACGTCCGGCCTCACCGCCGCCTCGGCGAAGGTGCCTGCGACCATGCGGCTCCAGGACGGCTGGAAGGCGTACTGGACGCTGTCCAAGCCCTCTTCGTACTGGCAGCTGACGCTGCGCGACGTGCACTCCGGGAACCCGGTCCGTGCCTACGGGGGCGGCGAGACCCGGAGCCGTATCGACGTCTCCTGGGACGGCAGGACGTCGGCGGGGAAGCCCGTCGCGAACGGCCGGTACACCTGGCACCTCCAGGCGAACACGGCGGACGGGCAGGGCAGCGACCTGTCCCTGACCGGCACGGTCACGGTCTCCGGCGGCCAGCCGGCCTGGCGTGACATGGCCGGGAACGACACGCAGGGCGATCTCCTGGTGATGGACACGGCGGGGCTCGTGTCGATGTACCGGGGCACCGGGTACAGCGGTGTGTCGGCGCGGATCGCGGGCACCGGTGCGAAGTTCCCGACCGCGTCCGTCCTGGTGCCGTTCGGCGACGTGAACGCCGACGGGTGCGCGGACGTGCTGGTGCGCGTCGGGGATCAGCTGCGGGCCTACCGGCCGGGCTGCGGCAAGGTGGTCTCGGCCTCGTCGCCGTACACGACGATCGGCGCGGGCTGGGGGCAGTACGACGTCCTGACGTCCCCGGGCGACGCGAACGGTGACGGGTTCACCGATCTGATCGCACGCCAGACGTCGACGGGTGACGTGTACTTCTACGCCGGCACGGCCGACCACCGGGTGAAGTCCCGGGTCCGGATCGGCACCAACTGGAAGCTGTACAAGAAGGTCGTCGGCGCCGGCGACCTCAACGGCGACGGGCGTGGCGACCTGCTCGGCGTGGACGCCTCGGGCGTGCTGTGGCGGTACTACGGCACGGCCACCGGTGGGGTGACGGCGCGGGTGAAGGTCGGCAGCGGCTGGGGCGTCTACACCTCCCTGGTGGGCGTCGGCGACATCTCCGGCGACGGCTGCGCGGACCTGGTCGCCCGTGACACGGCGGGCCGGTTGTACGACTACGACGGCACCTGCCGCGGCCCGTACGGCTCCCGCATCCTGATCGGCGGCGGCTGGAACGCCTTCAAGGCCCTCTTCTGA